A window of Tachypleus tridentatus isolate NWPU-2018 chromosome 7, ASM421037v1, whole genome shotgun sequence genomic DNA:
CccgaaaatgtttaaaatcagaGCTTGGTGTTTGGTCGCTAACTTGTTCAGACATCTGTTTAATTTTGAACACTCGTtataagctgaatattgagtGAAACTGTTCAGTCAGTAGCGGAGAAAGAAGACAATTCCTCACTTGTCCAGAATTTCTAGGTTCTGTATTTGTGTTCATAAAATACCTCGAAAAACATGCATCTCGTTTATGCCGATGAGTTTCGGAGATCACAATTCTTCGGATTGATTACGGTTGCAGTTTTACTAGGATCTGTTTCTCTTGGCTTCACCACTTGTCCGCAAGGCGAACTAACAATGTATAAGGTTACCATGGAAACTGACTGGTCATTAAAAAAATTTCCCAAGCACTACCCAAGTTGGAGACCGCACGCCCAGTGGTCAAAAGCCCTTGGTGAGTAACTAGTTAAAACACTCGTAATTAGGTCTCTGACGTTTCCTCGCGTATTTTTCCtttaaattaaaaagataaaatttaaacacattattgAAAGGGGATGGTTCTGTAATTGCAGATTTTGTGTAACGTACATCTTAAGCACGATAGTTTCGGGATTATTTTGTGTAACGTACATCTTAAGCACCATAATTTCGGGATTATTTTGTGTAACGTACATTTTAAGCACCATAGTTTCGGGATTTACGTGAAGGAGGGACAAACTTTATATTcgatatacatacacacatgcaTCCTTAGATACCGTGGTACTGAATTAAACTAACAGCTTATTAAATACAAGGTTATGAAACTGCTTTCCAGGTTGTACACATAATCAGGCTTTCCACCTCTGGAAGCTAGGAGATCTGGCCTCCGACAGACTGAAGCTATTCGCTGAAACTGGGAACTCCGATAGTCTGGTAGATCACCTGTCACAAGGGAGGGGCGGTATTTTTGACATCTTTTCTGCACCAGCAGTCCACATAGGCGTTGGATCAACCGAAACGAATGTTTTCCTTGATGGGAATCACTCCAAGGTTTGATTTTACGTAACGTTTCTATGTTacaaaaaagttttttaaaagtCATAATATACCCTAGACCTAGTTAGTTTCAACCATTATGctaacattattgtaatattatctGTAGAACCTGAATATTAACACTACTGTAACATTATCTGTAGAACCTGAGTATTAACATCATTGTAACATTATCTGTAGAACCTGAGTATTAACATCATTGTAACATTTTCTGTAGAACCTGAGTATTAACATCATTGTAACATTATCTGTAGAACCTGAATATTAACATCATTGTAACATTATCTGTAGAACCTGAGTATTAACACTGTAAACTCAAGATATGGTAGATTTTCTTTCTGAATAAAAAGAAACGGAAAATTCTTTTTTGGCTATAAATATGGTGTCTTGTTTCGTATTGTAGCAACTAATATATAACACGTTGCAATGGTAAGACATCCATACGTAAAGTGTACTATATATGTTTGATAATATCCTCTCGCGAAAATTGTGCCAAAAAGATTTTGGTGATAGTCTAGTCGAGATATCCTTCCGTTATTCGGAAATATGTTATTCCCTGATAAAATGCAGGGAATATATACGCTAGTGCAATAAGGCTTCACTAACTCTCTACTTTTGAAGTGATACGCAAGAAGGAAAGTCTAGTCTAGTGCAGCTGGGTAATGGATATCAAATATCCAttactgataaagtatattttttaaacttaaatatatctCATTATTTCCTGCTGCTAAAATGTACTAAATATATCATACAATTTGCTGTCGCTAAAAGCTACCAAGTATATTTGATAATTCTCTGCCGCTAAAATGTACGAAATATATTTGGTGATTACCTTTCGCTAAAACGCAACCAATATATTTGATCATTTAATCCATACGGAATGATTTTTGGGTCAAGTATTCGTAAAATGCTTGATCAATCCCGTACCCGTtgatactcttgtccctaagacgtgtgtccagcaacggtcacttgcaaactctctttgttaatctgaagatgacctaggaaggttgaaacgttgttctctgcttatcaataaaaatgttaacacccatactagccgttctgagacacaatGCTTGATCAATGTTCGATTCAGTATTATGAAGGatttaacaaagtaaaataataatacggTATTTCGTTTATTCTTTAAGCAACTAATAGATAGCAGATTACTTATGAATTCGTAAAATATTTGAAGATTTGATATTTTTCTCCGTTAAAAGAGATCTTAGGTCTCAAAGCTTAACACTAAGTTTGCTACCAGAGGCGCTGTTCTTCTTCTTAGATTTCGTGGAAAGCTGCACTGCACTAGCTCTCTGCTATTCAAGTagtagattagagggaaagcccAGTCTAAGCTGCTTATGTTGAGGGGCTACTTTCCGCAAAGTTGAGTAATGGAAGTAATTTACTGGATTAGTGAGCAGTGATTTAAAGTCGATAAAAATCGTACTAAATTTTTGGACATAATATATGAAGGGCTTACACATTGTCAACAATGTACATTTTAATGGCTGGAGATTATAAACATATTTGTCACCTTCTAGTTTTAAACTGTGGCGTGTATACGGCAACTTCTATTTCAAAACTGTGTCGTGTGCATAGCACCTTCTAGTTGAAAACTATGGCTTGTATATGGCACCTACGAGTAGAAAACTGGCAAGCACATTTGACATATTCCTTACCTGGGCTATTTGCTCTGTCCAttgcggggaatcgaactccaaaTTTTCAGTTtacaagtccataaacttacgCTGACCCATCGTGGAAACATTCTAGAATAACATTTTGTTAGTTGACAATATTTGTATTTGCAAATGCTGCTCAAGGCTTTGTATCCAATAACCAATCACTGGTCCAAACTTAAGTGGCGTTTTTGTTTCCAGATTTCCTTAGTTTTTACAAAAAACAGTTACTACCACTGGTAAATCGCTAACGGTACTTTTCAGAGAAATTTTTCAGCAGTTAGAGTAATATACATGAAGATCTATACGCTTTTATAAGACTTCACTAGAAAGACGGTAAAAGCAAACGTATATACAAACTGTTGTTTATTGGCACTGGAAAGAGGAACAGTGAATCAGCAGTACAGTTCTGTGAATCTTTTAGgcttacaaaattttaaaaaattcaccaAAGTGCATTACCACTTTGCAACAGATGTTAAGAATGACAAACAAAAAGGTTAAGTTACGGGACAAATGATTCCataagtaacttgtatattagttGCTTTAATAGGAAACAAGATAtctcattttctttttattttcttaagtacTTCAAACAGTTGAATCGAACACTCTTAACATATAGCAACTTTGTCTGATTTCGCACCCATTACATCCAgatgttaataaagtattttgacCTGACGGGAATACAAGATTCGTGTAATATAAACACTTAAGCAATAAGACGCATACGAATCTTTTTGCtttttacaatatatgtatattcaatTAAGACAACAGGTTGTACAACATTCACTGCGCAGAAGCAGCTGACTTATtaacaactaaatataaaatacattcttatatttcttttaagaataaaaacaaagaaaaacatgttaatttgtccTAGAAATTAACTTCAAGTCACTAAACCGAAAGATTCAGGTTATGTGTTTCCATATAAGACTCGTGATATTTGACACCAATGATCGGTCACTTCATTACTGCTATTgcattgaaaaaaattattttgtcaacTTAGAATAAAAACCACCTCTGGTGGCAACCCAATTGCTCAGTGTGCGGCAGTGTGGATAGGTGAGTTTCCAAATTTCGCGCTCCATTACCAACGAATAAAATAAATCGCTCTCTGCATTATTATATCGTGGGTCATCTATAAAATCCGACATTGATGTCCCTCTGTTCGATATCAGTGGCTCACGTGTTGACTGTGGGTGACAtggactagctgctttccctttagtctaccACTTGAAAAATTGAGAGGTAGTGCAACTTTAAAAGCAAAAACAGCGCCTCTGGTGGCAAACGCTAATGGTACTTTCCGACATCATTTCAAGTTGCCGATTTCTGCACGTGCTTCCTAAGTAGGCGAGGTCTTCTCAGAATCTTTCATTATGTGACGAGCCGCCGACTATTATTTACTGCATAAAAACGTTTTCCAATTGTTGTTATAAGGTATTACTTTGAAAATTGCTAGCCTGATATGTTTGcttgaagaacaaaaataaatctttttcaaatgtttttcaggacagctggtatgggtattaatacttttaccaaaataaagcagaaaacaacgtttcgaccttcttaggtcatcttcaggttagcaacAGGCTTTTGTTAGtcttaaaatgaataaaaaggtcgaaacgtggttctctactttattttagtaaaagttttaatacccataccagctgttctgagacacatttttacttcaagtgggtttctcgtcattacgaaatGTTCTTCAAATGTAGAAACGACTGGTGTAATTTGGTCATTTAAACTACGTTTACCCTGTTCGTTAAGTTATGGTACCATATTTGGAGTAATCAATGaaccttttaaatattaaacacttaaaGTTAAAAGAATGGATAGTCATTCAGCTGTGATGgagaaaactaaaagtaataaagtGTCAGTTAAGAATTTTATAAACCGAAAACTTAAAAGTGAATGTATAATCTGAGAAATgttcaaaacattaacattttatattgccgttttattttattaccagtttctacctgtataaaatatatagtttcattTGCGAATGTGTCTATTTCTTATAGGTATCGCTAATATCAAAGATAATTCCAAGCCCTGATTGGTTTGTCGGAGTTGATAGCCTAGAATTATGTCCTAACGGAGTATGGGTGGAACAAACACGAATTGGAGTAGGCCCGGTTGACGCTGGAACGGACGCCGGATTTACGTTCACATCTCCAAACTGGGAGCTAAAACCGAGACTAAAAATATCTCAAATCACAGCTCACTATCCCAGCCATCCAGCAAATTCCTTCTATTACCCAGCTCTGCGAAAATTACCCCCTATAGCCACGTTCAAGTTCATGAAGGTCAACCT
This region includes:
- the LOC143257514 gene encoding spondin-2-like, whose protein sequence is MHLVYADEFRRSQFFGLITVAVLLGSVSLGFTTCPQGELTMYKVTMETDWSLKKFPKHYPSWRPHAQWSKALGCTHNQAFHLWKLGDLASDRLKLFAETGNSDSLVDHLSQGRGGIFDIFSAPAVHIGVGSTETNVFLDGNHSKVSLISKIIPSPDWFVGVDSLELCPNGVWVEQTRIGVGPVDAGTDAGFTFTSPNWELKPRLKISQITAHYPSHPANSFYYPALRKLPPIATFKFMKVNLYNLTINEMNTQSVKQKIMNQETDKDSQRAVKAIGVSYNNSQNIKKKSVETISTNVPNPQLSDEPRAVKLRKDKEIMKRKKKLLFEELRRNRPRPCKVSEWSNWSACSKSCGFGHMTKIRKIIKSPKRGGRPCPNLVATRWCGSARNCRPLGVGYFMW